A window of Oncorhynchus kisutch isolate 150728-3 linkage group LG10, Okis_V2, whole genome shotgun sequence contains these coding sequences:
- the LOC109897756 gene encoding MOB kinase activator 2-like isoform X1 — translation MRFKRNGSYTLNRKSKTKPNGKKPPAEEKKQYLEAEFTKVRVVDFDLKELVLLPREIDLNEWLASNTTTFFNLINLQYSTISEFCTGDTCQAMTACNTIYYWYDERGKKTKCTAPQYVDFVMSLVQKLVTEEENFPTKYGKEFPTSFDSLVKKICRYLFHVLAHLYWAHFKETVALDLQGHLNTLYAHFIVFVREFNLVDPKETCIMDDLSEILCAPVPPTPAPAAPSSPNSAPSPSSHNHVTER, via the exons GAAGTCTAAGACGAAGCCCAATGGGAAGAAACCGCCAGCGGAAGAGAAGAAGCAGTATCTGGAGGCGGAGTTCACTAAAGTACGCGTGGTAGACTTCGACCTCAAAGAGCTGGTGCTGCTGCCCAGGGAGATAGACCTCAACGAATGGCTCGCCAGCAACA cGACGACCTTCTTCAATCTAATAAACCTGCAGTACAGCACCATCTCAGAGTTCTGTACTGGGGACACCTGTCAAGCCATGACGGCCTGCAACAC AATATACTACTGGTATGACGAGAGGGGGAAGAAGACAAAATGCACTGCCCCTCAGTACGTCGACTTCGTCATGAGTCTGGTGCAGAAGCTGGTCACAGAAGAGGAAAACTTCCCTACGAAATATG GCAAAGAGTTCCCCACCTCATTTGACTCTTTGGTAAAGAAGATTTGCCGGTACCTCTTCCACGTCCTGGCTCACCTCTACTGGGCTCATTTTAAGGAGACAGTGGCCCTGGACCTGCAGGGTCACTTGAACACTCTGTACGCACATTTCATTGTTTTCGTAAGGGAATTCAACCTGGTCGACCCCAAGGAGACCTGTATCATGGACGACCTGTCCGAAATCCTCTGCGCCCCGGTGCCCCCCACCCCAGCACCCGCCGCCCCTTCCTCCCCTAACTcggccccctccccctcctcacacAACCACGTGACGGAGAGATGA
- the LOC109897756 gene encoding MOB kinase activator 2-like isoform X2 → MGVLVCCDCFFYRKSKTKPNGKKPPAEEKKQYLEAEFTKVRVVDFDLKELVLLPREIDLNEWLASNTTTFFNLINLQYSTISEFCTGDTCQAMTACNTIYYWYDERGKKTKCTAPQYVDFVMSLVQKLVTEEENFPTKYGKEFPTSFDSLVKKICRYLFHVLAHLYWAHFKETVALDLQGHLNTLYAHFIVFVREFNLVDPKETCIMDDLSEILCAPVPPTPAPAAPSSPNSAPSPSSHNHVTER, encoded by the exons GAAGTCTAAGACGAAGCCCAATGGGAAGAAACCGCCAGCGGAAGAGAAGAAGCAGTATCTGGAGGCGGAGTTCACTAAAGTACGCGTGGTAGACTTCGACCTCAAAGAGCTGGTGCTGCTGCCCAGGGAGATAGACCTCAACGAATGGCTCGCCAGCAACA cGACGACCTTCTTCAATCTAATAAACCTGCAGTACAGCACCATCTCAGAGTTCTGTACTGGGGACACCTGTCAAGCCATGACGGCCTGCAACAC AATATACTACTGGTATGACGAGAGGGGGAAGAAGACAAAATGCACTGCCCCTCAGTACGTCGACTTCGTCATGAGTCTGGTGCAGAAGCTGGTCACAGAAGAGGAAAACTTCCCTACGAAATATG GCAAAGAGTTCCCCACCTCATTTGACTCTTTGGTAAAGAAGATTTGCCGGTACCTCTTCCACGTCCTGGCTCACCTCTACTGGGCTCATTTTAAGGAGACAGTGGCCCTGGACCTGCAGGGTCACTTGAACACTCTGTACGCACATTTCATTGTTTTCGTAAGGGAATTCAACCTGGTCGACCCCAAGGAGACCTGTATCATGGACGACCTGTCCGAAATCCTCTGCGCCCCGGTGCCCCCCACCCCAGCACCCGCCGCCCCTTCCTCCCCTAACTcggccccctccccctcctcacacAACCACGTGACGGAGAGATGA
- the LOC109897756 gene encoding MOB kinase activator 2-like isoform X5 gives MDWLMGKSKTKPNGKKPPAEEKKQYLEAEFTKVRVVDFDLKELVLLPREIDLNEWLASNTTTFFNLINLQYSTISEFCTGDTCQAMTACNTIYYWYDERGKKTKCTAPQYVDFVMSLVQKLVTEEENFPTKYGKEFPTSFDSLVKKICRYLFHVLAHLYWAHFKETVALDLQGHLNTLYAHFIVFVREFNLVDPKETCIMDDLSEILCAPVPPTPAPAAPSSPNSAPSPSSHNHVTER, from the exons GAAGTCTAAGACGAAGCCCAATGGGAAGAAACCGCCAGCGGAAGAGAAGAAGCAGTATCTGGAGGCGGAGTTCACTAAAGTACGCGTGGTAGACTTCGACCTCAAAGAGCTGGTGCTGCTGCCCAGGGAGATAGACCTCAACGAATGGCTCGCCAGCAACA cGACGACCTTCTTCAATCTAATAAACCTGCAGTACAGCACCATCTCAGAGTTCTGTACTGGGGACACCTGTCAAGCCATGACGGCCTGCAACAC AATATACTACTGGTATGACGAGAGGGGGAAGAAGACAAAATGCACTGCCCCTCAGTACGTCGACTTCGTCATGAGTCTGGTGCAGAAGCTGGTCACAGAAGAGGAAAACTTCCCTACGAAATATG GCAAAGAGTTCCCCACCTCATTTGACTCTTTGGTAAAGAAGATTTGCCGGTACCTCTTCCACGTCCTGGCTCACCTCTACTGGGCTCATTTTAAGGAGACAGTGGCCCTGGACCTGCAGGGTCACTTGAACACTCTGTACGCACATTTCATTGTTTTCGTAAGGGAATTCAACCTGGTCGACCCCAAGGAGACCTGTATCATGGACGACCTGTCCGAAATCCTCTGCGCCCCGGTGCCCCCCACCCCAGCACCCGCCGCCCCTTCCTCCCCTAACTcggccccctccccctcctcacacAACCACGTGACGGAGAGATGA
- the LOC109897756 gene encoding MOB kinase activator 2-like isoform X4 codes for MSCCMRKSKTKPNGKKPPAEEKKQYLEAEFTKVRVVDFDLKELVLLPREIDLNEWLASNTTTFFNLINLQYSTISEFCTGDTCQAMTACNTIYYWYDERGKKTKCTAPQYVDFVMSLVQKLVTEEENFPTKYGKEFPTSFDSLVKKICRYLFHVLAHLYWAHFKETVALDLQGHLNTLYAHFIVFVREFNLVDPKETCIMDDLSEILCAPVPPTPAPAAPSSPNSAPSPSSHNHVTER; via the exons GAAGTCTAAGACGAAGCCCAATGGGAAGAAACCGCCAGCGGAAGAGAAGAAGCAGTATCTGGAGGCGGAGTTCACTAAAGTACGCGTGGTAGACTTCGACCTCAAAGAGCTGGTGCTGCTGCCCAGGGAGATAGACCTCAACGAATGGCTCGCCAGCAACA cGACGACCTTCTTCAATCTAATAAACCTGCAGTACAGCACCATCTCAGAGTTCTGTACTGGGGACACCTGTCAAGCCATGACGGCCTGCAACAC AATATACTACTGGTATGACGAGAGGGGGAAGAAGACAAAATGCACTGCCCCTCAGTACGTCGACTTCGTCATGAGTCTGGTGCAGAAGCTGGTCACAGAAGAGGAAAACTTCCCTACGAAATATG GCAAAGAGTTCCCCACCTCATTTGACTCTTTGGTAAAGAAGATTTGCCGGTACCTCTTCCACGTCCTGGCTCACCTCTACTGGGCTCATTTTAAGGAGACAGTGGCCCTGGACCTGCAGGGTCACTTGAACACTCTGTACGCACATTTCATTGTTTTCGTAAGGGAATTCAACCTGGTCGACCCCAAGGAGACCTGTATCATGGACGACCTGTCCGAAATCCTCTGCGCCCCGGTGCCCCCCACCCCAGCACCCGCCGCCCCTTCCTCCCCTAACTcggccccctccccctcctcacacAACCACGTGACGGAGAGATGA